The window ACGTGCCGTCGCCGGCCTCGCTGGAGCGGCGCATGGCTTCCACCGCCGATTGGGTGCCGGCCTGCAAGCGATCGATCATGCCCTGGATTTCCTGGGTGCTGATTTGCGTACGACTGGCCAGCGCCCGCACCTCATCAGCGACCACCGCAAACCCGCGTCCGGCCTCACCGGCGCGAGCGGCTTCGATGGCGGCGTTGAGCGCCAGCAAATTGGTCTGCTCGGCAATCGAGCGGATCACCCCAAGCACGCTGACGATCGACGACACGTCTTTTTGCAGACTGTCGAGCGATACACCGCTGCTGCGAATGTCGTCCACCAAAGCATGAATCTTGACGATGCTGCCGGCCACCACACGCTTGGCGGCCTGGCCTTCTTCATCGGTCTGCTGGGCAGCCACCGCCGCGTTTTGCGCACTCTTGGCCACTTCCTGGGCGGCGGCGGACATTTCGTTGATCGCCGTGGCGACCTGATCGGTTTCGTGACGCTGACGCTCCATGGCCTTGTCCGAACGATGGGCCTGGTCGGACACCTGAGTCACCAGCCCGGTCAGTTGCGAAGTCATTTCGGTGATCTGGCGCACCAGGCCATGAATCTTGTCGACGAAACGGTTGAACGAGCCGGCCAGTTCGCCCAGTTCATCCTGGCTGGTGATGGTCAGGCGACGGGTCAGATCGCCCTCGCCTGCCGCGATGTCGTCAAGGTTGGCTTTCATCAGGTTCAGCGGACGCAGAATGGTGTTGGCCAACAGCATCCCCGCCGCAGCGATCAGCAACAGCACCACCCCGGCTACGCCAACGATGCTCAGCACCACGCCTTGCATGCGCTCCTGAACCTTGGCCTCGACCACCGCGACTTGCGCTTCGATGCCGTCGAGGTTGACCGACGTACCCACCGCCATGTCCCACTTCGGCAAGTATTCGGTGTAACCGAGCTTGGGCACCAGCACTTGGCTATTGCCCGGCAGCGGCGAGCTGTATTGCAGGTAATGCGTACCTTCCTTGGCGACTTTCACCAGATCGCGGTTGACGTAGACACCATTCGGGTCGCGGTTGTCCTTGAAGCTCTTGCCCACGCCTTCCGGGTCTTTGGCCTTGAACAGGCGCACAGTGTTGGAGTCGTAGCCGAAGAAGTAGCCGTCCTTGCCGTAGCTGATGCTCGATAGCAACTTGATCGCCTGGGCCCGTGCGGCGTCGTCGCCTTGAGCGGCAGCGTCGTACAGCGGCTTGATGGTGGTCATGGCCACGGCAACATAGCTTTGCAGGGTCGCCTTGGCATCGCTGAGCAGGCGCTCACGGGTTTCCTCGACTTCATGGCGGGCCTGGCCTTGCAGGATAAACAACGTGGTCAGGCTGATGACCAGCGCGAAGAGCAACACCGGCAGGACGGCAAGGGACAGGACTTTAGCCTTCAGGCTCATGCGCATGACGTTCACTCTTTTGATTTTGTTGGCGTGGGTAAAGGCTTTAACGGCACGCCGGGTCAAAAGTTGAACGCGATAATCGGAGGACACTGCAGATCCCCTGTGGGAGCGGGCTTGCTCGCGAAGAGGGCGTGTCAGTCACTATAAATGTTGCCTGACACACCGCTTTCGCGAGCAAGCCCGCTCCCACAGGGTAAGCGGTGTTTTACAGGACCATCGCAGCCACCCAGCCGAACACCAGCAGCGGCAGGTTGTAGTGCAGGAAGGTCGGGACCACGGTGTCCCAGATGTGGTGATGCTGGCCGTCGATGTTCAGGCCGGAGGTCGGGCCGAGGGTCGAATCGGAGGCCGGTGAACCCGCGTCGCCCAAGGCGCCGGCGGTGCCAACGATGCACACGATCGCCAATGGACTGAAACCCAGTTGCACGCACAGCGGCACGAAGATCGCCGCCAGGATCGGCACGGTGGAGAACGACGAACCGATGCCCATGGTCACCAGCAAACCTACCAGCAACATCAACAAGGCGCCGACGCCCTTGCTGTGATCGATGTAAGCCGCCGACGATTCGACCAGCGTTTGCACCTCACCGGTAGCCTTCATCACTTCGGCAAACCCGGACGCGGCGATCATGATGAAGCCGATCATCGCCATCATCTTCATGCCTTCGGTGAACAGGTCGTCGGTCTCACGCCATTTGACGATGCCCGACACCGAGAAAATCAGGAACCCGGCCAACGCACCGATAATCATCGAGTCCAGCAGCAACTGAATGATGAACGCCGCCGCAATCGCCACACCCGCCACCAGCAGGCTCATCGGGTTGTATTGCACCGCGACCTGTTCGACTTGCTCGATCTTTGTCAGATCGTAAACGCGTTTCTTGCGGTAGCTGACAAACGCGATCAGCAGGCCCGCGACCATGCCCAGCGCCGGAATGCCCATGGCGTGGGTGACATTGATGCCGCTGATGTCCACGCCGCTGCGCGCAACGTTGGCCAGCAGGATTTCATTGAGGAAGATGTTGCCGAAACCCACCGGCAGGAACATGTACGGGGTGATCAGGCCGAAGGTGATGACACAGGCGATCAACCGGCGATCCAGTTGCAACTTGGTCAGTACATAAAGAAGCGGCGGCACCAGCAAGGGAATGAAGGCGATATGTATCGGCAAGATGTTCTGCGAGGCGATGGCCACCACCCACAGCAGGCCGATCAACAGCCACTTGACCTCGCCACCGCCCGTGGCGTGCTGGCGATCGACCATTGCCAGGGCCTTGTCGGCCAAGGCATGGGCCATGCCCGACTTGGCAATCGCCACCGCGAAAGCACCGAGCAACGCGTAGGACAACGCCACCGTCGCCCCGCCGCCGAGGCCACTGTTGAAGGCTTTCAGCGTCGCTTCGATCCCCAGGCCACCGGTCAAACCACCCACCAGCGCACCAACGATCAGCGCGATCACCACATGCACGCGGGACAGGCTGAGTATCAGCATGATGCCGACCGCGGCAATTACTGCATTCATTGTCGTTCTCCAGACAAGCGAAAAGAGTCCAGCCGGGCGTCTGCATCAGCCGCCAGCGGGTTGAAGAATGGGTCTTATTAGAAGGGCGCGCACTTTGCCGGACCGCTGCCGCCTTGTCAAAGCCAACACCTGCCCACGTAGGAGCTGCCGAAGGCTGCGATCTCTTGATCTTCAACGCCGCTGAGGACGTAAAAATCAAAAGATCGCAGCCTTCGGCAGCTCCTACAGAGGACACTCCGTTATTCGACGGGAGGGATAAAGAAAGCTCTTTTGCAGCCGTTACAGTGCAAAGTCTCAGATATTTATCGAATAAGGACGTCTCCATGTCGCTCAGACAACTTTCCATCCAATGGAAAATCACCCTGCTGGCCGGGCTGTGCCTGGCGGGCATCGTGACCTTGCTGGTAGGTCTTTCGCTGTATCGCATGGAGCACAGCTCCGAGCTGGTGAAAGCCTCGAGCATGGAGATGCTGAATGAAGCGGCGCAAGCGCGGATCGAGTCCCAGGGCGAAAACCAGGCGCTGGTCATTCGCCAGCAATTCATGGACGCCTATCAATATGGCCACGGCTTTTCGCGTCAGGTGCTGTTCCTGCGCGACCAGGCCGAGAAGCGCTTTCTCGATGCCTTCGACCTGCGCGAAGACCTGACTCGTCAGGTCAAATCGGCGCTGCAAGCCAATCCGGAATTGCTCGGGTTGTCGTTGGTGTTCGAACCCAACGGGCTGGACGGCAAGGACGAACTGTTCGCCGATCAGAGCGAAGTCGGCAGTAACGAGAAGGGTCGCTTTGCCTTGTACTGGTCGCAACCGACGCCGGGCAAGCTGACCTCCATGCCCTTGCCGGAAAGCGACATGGCCAACACCCGCACCGGCCCCAGCGGCGAGGCGGCCAACGCCTGGTTCACCTGCCCGCGCACCAGCCTCAAGCCCTGCGTGATCGAGCCCTACTTCTATGTAATCGACGGTCACAACGTGCTGATGACCAGCATCGTTTTCCCGCTGATGGTCAACGGCAAGGTCATCGCTTCGCTGTCGGTGGATATCAACCTCAACAGCCTGCAAACGCTCAGCCAGAGCGCGAGCAAGAAACTTTATGACGGCCAAACCAGCGTCAGCATCGTCAGCCCGGCCGATTTGCTGGCCGGTTACAGCGCGGATGCGAGCAAGCTCAGCCAGCGCCTGGAAACCGTGGACAAGACCAGCGGCGCCGAGCTGATGCGCCTGCTCGCCACCAGCAGCACGACCAGCAGCCTGCACAGCGACCAACAACTGAAAGTGCTGGCGCCATTCCAGCCGATTCCGGGCGGCAAAGCCTGGGGCGTGTTGCTCGACGTACCGGAGAAAGTGCTGGTCGGCCCTGCCGAAACGCTGAAAAAACAACTGGATGACAGCAACACCGCCGGCACCCTGACCGAACTCGGCCTGGGCGTGCTGGCCGCACTGATCGGCCTGTTGCTGGTGTGGCTGATGGCGCGCAGCGTGACCAAACCGATCCTCGGCGTGGCGCACATGCTCGAAGACATCGCCAGCGGCGAAGGCGATCTGACCCGACGCCTGGCCTATGACAAACAGGATGAGCTGGGGCAGTTGGCCGGCTGGTTCAACCGTTTCCTCGACAAGCTGCAACCGATCATTGCCGAAGTGAAACGCTCGGTGCAGGACGCCCGCAGCACCGCGGACCAGTCATCCGCCATCGCCACCCAGACCAGCGCCGGCATGGAACAGCAGTACCGTCAGGTGGATCAGGTCGCCACCGCGTCCCACGAAATGAGCGCCACCGCCCAGGACGTCGCCCGCAGCGCGGCACAAGCGGCACAGGCTGCGAAGGATGCTGACCAAGCGACCCGCCGGGGCCTGTCTGTGATTGACCGCACGACCACCAGCATCGACAACCTCGCCGCCGACATGAGCGCGGCCATGGTTCAGGTCGAAGGCCTGGCGGCCAACAGCGAGAAAATCGGTTCGGTGCTGGAAGTGATCCGCGCCATCGCCGAACAGACCAACCTGTTGGCGCTCAACGCGGCGATCGAAGCGGCCCGTGCCGGTGAGGCCGGGCGTGGTTTTGCGGTGGTCGCCGATGAAGTACGCAACCTGGCGCGACGCACCCAGGAGTCGGTCGAAGAAACCCGCCTGGTGATCGAACAACTGCAAAGCGGCACTCAGGATGTGGTGGGTTCGATGGGCAACAGCCATCGGCAGGCCCAGGGCAGCGTCGAACAGGTTGGGCAGGCCGTGACGGCGCTGCGACAGATCGGCGACGCGGTGACTGTGATCAGCGACATGAACCTGCAAATCGCCAGCGCCGCCGAAGAGCAAAGCGCGGTGGCCGAGGAAATCAACAACAACGTCGCGACCATTCGCGACGTGACCGAATCGCTGTCGGGGCAGGCCAATGAATCGGCGCGGGTGAGCCAGTCGCTGAACTGCCTGGCCAATCATCAGCAGGGCTTGATGGATCAGTTCCGGGTTTAATTCCCACTGATCCCCTGTGGGAGCCAGCCTGCTGGCGATGGCTGTGACACATTCAGTATCAATGTGTCTGATACACCGCTATCGCGAGCAGGCTCGCTCCTACAGTTTTTTCGTACCTGTCATAACTCCTCGCCTTCATTAAGAATGATGGCGAGTGGATATCTACCCAAAGCCGATTATGCTTCATGAAACCTTGCAGCGATGCGAGGCCGTCAGTCTGTGTCCAATGGCCCGGGTACGGCAAAAATTGAGAGGTGCTCCGGCCTAAAACAAGAACAACGGAGAAAACTCATGGCGGCAATCGACAACACAACCACGGGCAGCGCACCCAACCACGGGATTACCAAGGAGGAGCGCAAGGTCATCTTCGCCTCGTCCCTGGGCACCGTGTTCGAGTGGTACGACTTTTACCTCTACGGCTCCCTCGCGGCGATCATCGCCAAGCACTTCTTCGCCGGCGTCAACGAGACCACGTCCTTTATCTTTGCCTTGCTCGCCTTCGCCGCAGGCTTTGCCGTGCGGCCATTCGGGGCGATTGTGTTCGGTCGGTTGGGCGACATGATCGGGCGCAAACACACCTTCCTCATCACCATCGTGATCATGGGTATTTCCACAGCGGTGGTGGGTTTCCTGCCCGGCTACGCGACCATTGGCGTGGCGGCGCCGATCATCCTGATCACCCTGCGCCTGTTGCAAGGTTTGGCCCTGGGCGGTGAATACGGCGGTGCGGCAACCTATGTGGCCGAACATGCACCGAAAGGCAGGCGCGGTTTCTTCACCTCGTGGATTCAGACGACCGCGACCCTCGGCCTGTTTCTTTCGCTGTTGGTTATCCTCGCCTGCCGCACCATCCTCGGCACTGAAGCCTTCGAAGCCTGGGGCTGGCGGATTCCGTTCCTGCTGTCGATCCTGCTGCTGATCGTCTCGGTGTATATCCGCCTGCAACTCAGCGAGTCGCCGGTGTTCCTGAAAATGAAAGCCGAAGGCAAGGCCTCCAAGGCCCCGCTGACTGAATCCTTCGCCCGCTGGGACAACCTCAAGATCGTGATCATGGCGCTGCTCGGCGGGACTGCCGGCCAAGCCGTGGTCTGGTACACCGGGCAGTTCTATGCACTGTTCTTCCTGTTGCAAACCCTGAAGATCGACCCGCAGACCGCCAACCTGCTGATCGCCGGCTCGCTGCTGATAGGCACGCCATTCTTCGTGATCTTCGGCAGCCTGTCCGACCGCATCGGCCGCAAGGGCATCATCATGGCCGGCTGCATCCTCGCAGCGCTCACGTACTTCCCGATCTTCCATGCGTTGACCCAATACGGTAACCCTGACGTGTTCATCGCGCAGGAGAAAAACCCGGTGACGGTGATCGCCAATCCCGACCAGTGTTCGTTCCAGTTCGACCCGGTGGGCAAGGCCAAATTCACCAGTTCCTGCGACTTGGCGAAGACTGTGTTGGCCAAACGGGCGATCCCCTATCAGAACGTCAAGGCTGAACCCGGGACCGTGGCGCAGGTACGCATTGGCGAGAAAGTGATCCAGAGTTTTGAGGGCACCGGCATGCCGGCCGCCGACTTCAAGACCCAGAACGATGCGTTCACCGCCACGCTCGTTACCGCCCTCAAAGAGGCCGGTTACCCCGAGAAGGCTGACCCGGCCAAGACCAACTACCCGATGGTGTTGCTGCTGCTGACGATCCTGGTGATCTACGTGACCATGGTCTACGGCCCGATCGCCGCCTGGCTGGTGGAATTGTTCCCGGCGCGCATCCGCTATACCTCGATGTCGCTGCCCTACCACATCGGCAACGGCTGGTTCGGCGGCTTTCTGCCGACGGTGGCGTTCGCCATGGTGGCGGCTACCGGTGATATCTACTACGGGCTGTGGTATCCGATCGTGATCGCGGTGATGACGGCGATCCTTGGCATTTTCTTCATGCCGGAAACCAAGGATCGGGAGATTCATCACACCTGAGCCTGACACAACACTATCCCTGTGGGAGCGGGCTTGCCCGCGAATGCGGTCTGTCAGTGGCGAATATGTTGTCTGACAAACTGCATTCGCGAGCAAGCCCGCTCCCACATGTTTTTGCGGTGTGGTTTTAGATGCGTTTTGGCAGTTCGATCAGCACTCTGAGCCCGCCCCACTCGCTTTCCAGCAACCGCAATTCCCCGCCCCACGTGTCGACGATATCGCGCACGATGCCCAGACCCAGACCATGACCAACAGTCTGTTCATCCAGCCGTGTGCCACGACTGAACACCTGATCACGCCGGTCTTCGGGAATGCCTGGCCCGTCGTCTTCGACGCTTAGCTCATAGCCATCCGTGGTCTCGACCACGCTCAAGCGAACCTCGGCGTCCGCCCATTTGCAGGCGTTGTCCAGCAGATTGCCCAGCAGCTCCAACAGGTCTTCGCGATCCCACGGCAGTTGCAGCCCCGTCGGGGCGCGATAACTCAGGTCCAGATGTTCACCGTGAATCATGTTCAATGTCGCCAACAAACCCGGCAACTCGGCGTCGCAATCAAACAGCGCGCCCGGTAAGGCATCCCCGGACAAGCGAGCGCGATTGAGTTCGCGATTGAGCCGCTGCTGCACCTGCTCCAACTGGTCCTTGAGGGTCTTGCGCAATTTCGGATGCGCGTCGAGTTGTTCGCTCGATGCCAGGCTCAACAGCACCGCCAACGGGGTTTTCAAGGCATGGCCGAGATTGCCCAGGGCATTGCGCGAACGCTTGAGGCTGTCTTCGGTGTGGGTCAGCAAATGATTGATCTGCGCCACCAGCGGCTCCAGTTCCACTGGCACCTGGTCGTCGAGTTGCGAGCGCTGGCCCTGCTGCAATTGGGCGATCTGTTCGCGGGCCTTTTCCAGTGGCCGCAGAGCACGGCGCACGGTGATGCGCTGCAACAGCAAAATCAGCAACAACCCCGCCAGCCCGAGTGCGAGCCCGACCTGCTGCATCCGCTGGAAGCTCTCGCGCACCGGCGTGTAATCCTGCGCCACGCTGATGGAGATCGACTGGCCGAGGCGGCGATAGTCCGAACGCAGCACCAGCAACTGCTGCCCCTCAGGCCCCAATTGCAGGTTGCTGTGCAGGCCGGGATGGTCGAGGCGCGGTAGCTCCTGGTCCCACAGCGAACGGGAGCGCCAATGGCTGTCGGCAAAATCGATACGGAAATAATGCCCGGAAAACGGCCGCTGATAGGCCGGTGACAGGCGTCGCTCATCCAGCTGCAAGCCCTGCGGACCGCGCACCAGCGCCACCAACAGGTTCTCGCTGTCGTTGCGCAGCCCGGCTTCGAGGTAGCGTTGCAGGCCCATTTCGAACAACCACAAACTGGTTTGCGCCAATATCAGGCCCACCACCACCATTACGCTGATCAGGCCCAGGCTCAAGCGACGCTGGATCGACCTCACCGCGCTTGCCCGCCGAACAGGTAACCCTGGCCGCGACGGGTTTCGATCACACTTTTGCCGAGCTTGCGCCGCAGGTGATTGACGTGGACTTCCAGCACGTTGGAGTCGCGCTCGGTTTCGCCGTCGTAGAGGTGTTCGGCGAGGTGGCTTTTGGAGAGGATCTGCTCGGGGTGCAGCATGAAATAGCGCAGTAATCGGAATTCGGCGGCGGTCAGCTGAATCTCCGCACCGTCGCGGGTCACGCATTGCCGGCCTTCATCCAGTTGCAGCCCGGCAGCCTTGAGCGTCGGTTGATTGACCTGGCCATGGGAGCGGCGCAGCAACGCCTGAATACGCAGGTGCAGTTCTTCAGGATGAAAAGGCTTGGTCAGGTAATCGTCGGCGCCGGCCTTGAGCCCCTCGATGCGCTCGGCCCAGGAACCGCGGGCGGTGAGGATCAGCACCGGCGTGGCCAGTCCACCGGAGCGCCACTGCTCCAGCACTTCCAGCCCCGGAACGCCCGGCAGACCCAGGTCGAGGATGATCAGGTCATAGGGTTCGGTG of the Pseudomonas sp. MAG733B genome contains:
- a CDS encoding methyl-accepting chemotaxis protein produces the protein MSLRQLSIQWKITLLAGLCLAGIVTLLVGLSLYRMEHSSELVKASSMEMLNEAAQARIESQGENQALVIRQQFMDAYQYGHGFSRQVLFLRDQAEKRFLDAFDLREDLTRQVKSALQANPELLGLSLVFEPNGLDGKDELFADQSEVGSNEKGRFALYWSQPTPGKLTSMPLPESDMANTRTGPSGEAANAWFTCPRTSLKPCVIEPYFYVIDGHNVLMTSIVFPLMVNGKVIASLSVDINLNSLQTLSQSASKKLYDGQTSVSIVSPADLLAGYSADASKLSQRLETVDKTSGAELMRLLATSSTTSSLHSDQQLKVLAPFQPIPGGKAWGVLLDVPEKVLVGPAETLKKQLDDSNTAGTLTELGLGVLAALIGLLLVWLMARSVTKPILGVAHMLEDIASGEGDLTRRLAYDKQDELGQLAGWFNRFLDKLQPIIAEVKRSVQDARSTADQSSAIATQTSAGMEQQYRQVDQVATASHEMSATAQDVARSAAQAAQAAKDADQATRRGLSVIDRTTTSIDNLAADMSAAMVQVEGLAANSEKIGSVLEVIRAIAEQTNLLALNAAIEAARAGEAGRGFAVVADEVRNLARRTQESVEETRLVIEQLQSGTQDVVGSMGNSHRQAQGSVEQVGQAVTALRQIGDAVTVISDMNLQIASAAEEQSAVAEEINNNVATIRDVTESLSGQANESARVSQSLNCLANHQQGLMDQFRV
- a CDS encoding Na+/H+ antiporter NhaC family protein, producing MNAVIAAVGIMLILSLSRVHVVIALIVGALVGGLTGGLGIEATLKAFNSGLGGGATVALSYALLGAFAVAIAKSGMAHALADKALAMVDRQHATGGGEVKWLLIGLLWVVAIASQNILPIHIAFIPLLVPPLLYVLTKLQLDRRLIACVITFGLITPYMFLPVGFGNIFLNEILLANVARSGVDISGINVTHAMGIPALGMVAGLLIAFVSYRKKRVYDLTKIEQVEQVAVQYNPMSLLVAGVAIAAAFIIQLLLDSMIIGALAGFLIFSVSGIVKWRETDDLFTEGMKMMAMIGFIMIAASGFAEVMKATGEVQTLVESSAAYIDHSKGVGALLMLLVGLLVTMGIGSSFSTVPILAAIFVPLCVQLGFSPLAIVCIVGTAGALGDAGSPASDSTLGPTSGLNIDGQHHHIWDTVVPTFLHYNLPLLVFGWVAAMVL
- a CDS encoding methyl-accepting chemotaxis protein, with product MRMSLKAKVLSLAVLPVLLFALVISLTTLFILQGQARHEVEETRERLLSDAKATLQSYVAVAMTTIKPLYDAAAQGDDAARAQAIKLLSSISYGKDGYFFGYDSNTVRLFKAKDPEGVGKSFKDNRDPNGVYVNRDLVKVAKEGTHYLQYSSPLPGNSQVLVPKLGYTEYLPKWDMAVGTSVNLDGIEAQVAVVEAKVQERMQGVVLSIVGVAGVVLLLIAAAGMLLANTILRPLNLMKANLDDIAAGEGDLTRRLTITSQDELGELAGSFNRFVDKIHGLVRQITEMTSQLTGLVTQVSDQAHRSDKAMERQRHETDQVATAINEMSAAAQEVAKSAQNAAVAAQQTDEEGQAAKRVVAGSIVKIHALVDDIRSSGVSLDSLQKDVSSIVSVLGVIRSIAEQTNLLALNAAIEAARAGEAGRGFAVVADEVRALASRTQISTQEIQGMIDRLQAGTQSAVEAMRRSSEAGDGTSAQANEAGASLDTMAQLIATINSMNAQIASAAEEQTAVAEEINRSVHQIAVAVDNVAGETQLGAQTSRSLADLGQRLGSLVGQFRI
- a CDS encoding sensor histidine kinase; translated protein: MRSIQRRLSLGLISVMVVVGLILAQTSLWLFEMGLQRYLEAGLRNDSENLLVALVRGPQGLQLDERRLSPAYQRPFSGHYFRIDFADSHWRSRSLWDQELPRLDHPGLHSNLQLGPEGQQLLVLRSDYRRLGQSISISVAQDYTPVRESFQRMQQVGLALGLAGLLLILLLQRITVRRALRPLEKAREQIAQLQQGQRSQLDDQVPVELEPLVAQINHLLTHTEDSLKRSRNALGNLGHALKTPLAVLLSLASSEQLDAHPKLRKTLKDQLEQVQQRLNRELNRARLSGDALPGALFDCDAELPGLLATLNMIHGEHLDLSYRAPTGLQLPWDREDLLELLGNLLDNACKWADAEVRLSVVETTDGYELSVEDDGPGIPEDRRDQVFSRGTRLDEQTVGHGLGLGIVRDIVDTWGGELRLLESEWGGLRVLIELPKRI
- a CDS encoding response regulator transcription factor — encoded protein: MRLLLVEDHVPLADELMAGLNRQGYAVDWLADGRDAVYQGSTEPYDLIILDLGLPGVPGLEVLEQWRSGGLATPVLILTARGSWAERIEGLKAGADDYLTKPFHPEELHLRIQALLRRSHGQVNQPTLKAAGLQLDEGRQCVTRDGAEIQLTAAEFRLLRYFMLHPEQILSKSHLAEHLYDGETERDSNVLEVHVNHLRRKLGKSVIETRRGQGYLFGGQAR
- a CDS encoding MFS transporter, which gives rise to MAAIDNTTTGSAPNHGITKEERKVIFASSLGTVFEWYDFYLYGSLAAIIAKHFFAGVNETTSFIFALLAFAAGFAVRPFGAIVFGRLGDMIGRKHTFLITIVIMGISTAVVGFLPGYATIGVAAPIILITLRLLQGLALGGEYGGAATYVAEHAPKGRRGFFTSWIQTTATLGLFLSLLVILACRTILGTEAFEAWGWRIPFLLSILLLIVSVYIRLQLSESPVFLKMKAEGKASKAPLTESFARWDNLKIVIMALLGGTAGQAVVWYTGQFYALFFLLQTLKIDPQTANLLIAGSLLIGTPFFVIFGSLSDRIGRKGIIMAGCILAALTYFPIFHALTQYGNPDVFIAQEKNPVTVIANPDQCSFQFDPVGKAKFTSSCDLAKTVLAKRAIPYQNVKAEPGTVAQVRIGEKVIQSFEGTGMPAADFKTQNDAFTATLVTALKEAGYPEKADPAKTNYPMVLLLLTILVIYVTMVYGPIAAWLVELFPARIRYTSMSLPYHIGNGWFGGFLPTVAFAMVAATGDIYYGLWYPIVIAVMTAILGIFFMPETKDREIHHT